One Halostella limicola genomic window carries:
- a CDS encoding phosphoadenosine phosphosulfate reductase family protein → MSADFPDYVDVDYSDGEGEDPADYPSINHKIEKAIEVTKEGLEQYDNPVVMWTGGKDSTLTLYFVKEVADRFDLEVPPVVFIDHYQHFDELIDYVDHWADEWDLDVIWARNEDVGEYVDENGLEPGDEIPIDELSEHNQHHVRDILEYEEDTFPFLLDTYVGNHLLKTVALNDAIEEHDVDGILSGVRWDEQEARADETFFSPRHDPDIYPPHDRVQPILQFDEPAVWDAFWNFVVPDTVEEFPDDGYVPQGQDDLPEGVEKEDVPVSPKYFAGFRSLGSEVSTDKSAEEPAWLQDMENTTERAGRAQDKEDLMERLRDLGYM, encoded by the coding sequence ATGTCAGCAGACTTCCCCGACTACGTGGACGTCGACTACAGCGACGGCGAGGGCGAGGACCCCGCCGACTACCCCTCGATCAACCACAAGATCGAGAAGGCCATCGAAGTCACGAAGGAGGGCCTCGAGCAGTACGACAACCCGGTCGTCATGTGGACCGGCGGCAAGGACTCGACGCTCACCCTCTACTTCGTCAAGGAGGTCGCGGACCGCTTCGACCTCGAAGTGCCCCCGGTCGTCTTCATCGACCACTACCAGCACTTCGACGAACTCATCGACTACGTCGACCACTGGGCCGACGAGTGGGACCTCGACGTCATCTGGGCGCGCAACGAGGACGTCGGCGAGTACGTCGACGAGAACGGCCTCGAACCCGGCGACGAGATCCCGATCGACGAGCTCTCGGAGCACAACCAGCACCACGTCCGCGACATCCTCGAGTACGAGGAGGACACGTTCCCGTTCCTGCTCGACACCTACGTCGGCAATCACCTGCTGAAGACCGTCGCGCTCAACGACGCCATCGAGGAACACGACGTCGACGGCATCCTCTCCGGCGTCCGCTGGGACGAGCAGGAGGCCCGCGCCGACGAGACGTTCTTCTCACCGCGTCACGATCCCGACATCTACCCCCCGCACGACCGCGTGCAGCCGATCCTCCAGTTCGACGAGCCCGCCGTCTGGGACGCGTTCTGGAACTTCGTCGTGCCGGACACCGTCGAGGAGTTCCCGGACGACGGCTACGTCCCGCAGGGCCAGGACGACCTGCCCGAGGGCGTCGAGAAGGAGGACGTGCCGGTGTCGCCGAAGTACTTCGCCGGGTTCCGCTCGCTGGGGAGCGAGGTCTCGACGGACAAGTCCGCCGAGGAGCCCGCCTGGCTGCAGGACATGGAGAACACGACCGAGCGCGCCGGCCGCGCCCAGGACAAGGAGGACCTGATGGAGCGCCTGCGCGACCTCGGTTACATGTAA
- a CDS encoding glucose 1-dehydrogenase, with protein sequence MKAVAVRKGEERPAVIEKPKPEPGPGEALVKTLRVGVDGTDHEVISGAHGGFPEGEDHIVLGHEAVGVVVDPNGTDLSEGDVVAPTVRRAPNGGNEYFERGEPDMAPSGEYHERGIVGAHGFMSEFFVSPAEYLVPVPDDLAELGFLVEPVSITEKALEHAYAARSAFDWNPESALVLGNGSLGLLTLAMFEHGEEFDRTYCLGRRDRPDPTIDLIEELGATYVDSRRTPVDEVSEAHEGMDLVYEATGYAKHAFQTVEALAPNGVGALLGVPDSWEFEVDGGDLHNEFVLHNKALVGSVNSHVKHFEAAVETIRDLPDWFLDDLVTGVHGLDELDRAFDDDDTTIKTAVEFTAHEKR encoded by the coding sequence ATGAAAGCTGTCGCAGTCCGCAAAGGCGAGGAGAGACCCGCGGTCATCGAGAAGCCGAAACCCGAACCGGGCCCCGGAGAAGCGCTCGTGAAGACGCTCCGCGTCGGCGTCGACGGCACCGACCACGAGGTGATCAGCGGCGCGCACGGCGGGTTCCCGGAGGGGGAGGACCACATCGTGCTCGGCCACGAGGCGGTCGGCGTCGTCGTCGACCCGAACGGCACCGACCTGTCCGAGGGCGACGTCGTCGCCCCGACGGTCCGACGCGCGCCCAACGGCGGCAACGAGTACTTCGAGCGCGGCGAGCCCGACATGGCCCCGAGCGGCGAGTACCACGAGCGGGGCATCGTCGGCGCGCACGGGTTCATGTCCGAGTTCTTCGTCAGTCCGGCGGAGTACCTCGTCCCCGTCCCCGACGACCTGGCGGAGCTCGGGTTCCTCGTCGAACCGGTGAGCATCACCGAGAAGGCGCTCGAACACGCCTACGCCGCCCGGTCGGCGTTCGACTGGAACCCGGAGTCGGCGCTGGTGCTGGGCAACGGGAGCCTCGGCCTGCTGACGCTGGCGATGTTCGAGCACGGCGAGGAGTTCGACCGCACGTACTGCCTCGGTCGCCGCGACCGGCCGGACCCCACCATCGACCTCATCGAGGAGCTCGGCGCGACGTACGTCGACTCCCGGCGCACGCCCGTCGACGAGGTGTCCGAGGCCCACGAGGGGATGGACCTGGTGTACGAGGCGACCGGGTACGCGAAACACGCCTTCCAGACGGTCGAGGCGCTCGCGCCCAACGGCGTCGGCGCGCTGCTCGGCGTCCCCGACTCCTGGGAGTTCGAGGTCGACGGCGGCGACCTCCACAACGAGTTCGTCCTCCACAACAAGGCGCTGGTCGGGAGCGTCAACTCCCACGTGAAACACTTCGAGGCCGCGGTGGAGACGATCCGCGATCTCCCCGACTGGTTCCTCGACGACCTGGTCACTGGCGTCCACGGGCTCGACGAACTCGACCGCGCGTTTGACGACGACGACACGACTATAAAAACGGCGGTCGAATTTACCGCACATGAAAAACGTTGA
- a CDS encoding geranylgeranyl reductase family protein produces MSIMADTYDIIVVGGGTAGCFAAATAAGEGLDVALLERKSEEEAGHIACGDAIKGKSTFPDVIDREYLKEESFQNQKITRAVFENPHSGDDIDIPLGTQGAVLDRKRYGEVLLEEVDRLGVDIEYNTVVQDVVQADDGRVTGVRAKRRGEAQTYEADVVVDGAGALSILQDKADLADATFDTNVDYSQFCSAYREIVHVDEPVEWDDAIVFKPTEELGYLWYFPRSSTEINAGLGFQMNKEPMELVDVLKRDLENREEFQGAEVEDKLGAALPTRRPYDSATAPGFVAVGDAAGHVNPTTGGGIPGAAKAGHWAAERAIAAVEDDDPSEETLWEYNRQVMQDFGKRFAAMDLYNIFGGAHDVDELVAVVSSLPGQQLVDALGSEGTSSMGPWLKLKTIVKTFGHWDTLYELYKVHECAERLKDVYDDYPTSPAGFEDWRRRRDAIMDDVYEITGAEPKY; encoded by the coding sequence ATGTCAATAATGGCAGACACGTACGATATCATCGTCGTCGGTGGTGGGACCGCGGGGTGTTTCGCCGCGGCGACGGCGGCCGGCGAGGGCCTCGACGTCGCACTCCTCGAGCGCAAGTCCGAGGAGGAGGCGGGCCACATCGCGTGCGGGGACGCTATCAAGGGCAAGAGCACGTTCCCGGACGTGATCGACCGCGAGTACCTGAAAGAGGAGTCGTTCCAGAACCAGAAGATCACGCGCGCCGTCTTCGAGAACCCCCACTCGGGCGACGACATCGACATCCCGCTCGGCACTCAGGGCGCGGTTCTCGACCGGAAGCGCTACGGCGAGGTACTCCTCGAAGAGGTCGACCGCCTCGGCGTCGACATCGAGTACAATACGGTCGTCCAGGACGTCGTGCAGGCCGACGACGGCCGGGTGACGGGGGTTCGCGCCAAGCGCCGCGGCGAGGCCCAGACCTACGAGGCCGACGTGGTCGTCGACGGCGCGGGCGCGCTCTCTATCCTGCAGGACAAGGCGGATCTGGCCGATGCTACCTTCGACACCAACGTCGACTACTCGCAGTTCTGCTCGGCGTACCGCGAGATCGTCCACGTCGACGAGCCGGTCGAGTGGGACGACGCCATCGTGTTCAAGCCGACCGAGGAGCTGGGGTATCTCTGGTACTTCCCGCGCTCCTCGACGGAGATCAACGCGGGGCTCGGCTTCCAGATGAACAAGGAGCCGATGGAGCTGGTCGACGTGCTCAAGCGCGACCTGGAGAACCGCGAGGAGTTTCAGGGCGCCGAGGTCGAGGACAAACTCGGCGCGGCGCTCCCGACGCGCCGGCCCTACGACTCGGCGACGGCGCCGGGCTTCGTCGCGGTCGGCGACGCCGCGGGCCACGTCAACCCCACCACCGGCGGCGGCATCCCCGGGGCCGCGAAGGCCGGCCACTGGGCGGCCGAGCGAGCGATCGCGGCCGTCGAGGACGACGACCCGAGCGAGGAGACGCTCTGGGAGTACAACCGGCAGGTGATGCAGGACTTCGGCAAGCGCTTCGCCGCCATGGACCTCTACAACATCTTCGGCGGGGCCCACGACGTGGACGAACTCGTCGCCGTCGTCTCCTCGCTCCCCGGCCAGCAGCTCGTCGACGCGCTCGGCAGCGAGGGCACCTCCTCGATGGGCCCGTGGCTCAAGCTCAAGACCATCGTCAAGACGTTCGGCCACTGGGACACGCTGTACGAACTGTACAAGGTCCACGAGTGCGCCGAGCGCCTGAAGGACGTGTACGACGATTACCCGACCTCCCCCGCCGGCTTCGAGGACTGGCGCCGCCGCCGCGACGCCATCATGGACGACGTCTACGAGATCACGGGCGCGGAGCCGAAGTACTGA
- a CDS encoding aldo/keto reductase: protein MSQEQISSDSVARVDGMPMLGLGTWQNTDADQCAESVRTALEAGYRHIDTAQAYDNERFVGEGIAAADVDREDVFLATKVWTDNLAYEDVIHTARESLNKLDVDYVDLLYVHWPAGEYDAADTLPAFDELYDDGLIERVGVSNFEPEQVREAKEVLDAPLFANQVEMHPLLPQEDLQACAEAEGVNLVAYSPLARGEVFDVPEIQEVAEKHDASEAQVSLAWLREKGATAIPKATGMEHIRDNLGSAALDLDAEDVETIDGIDRRERQIDPDWAPW, encoded by the coding sequence ATGTCTCAGGAGCAGATTTCTTCCGATAGCGTAGCGCGCGTCGACGGCATGCCGATGCTCGGTCTCGGAACGTGGCAGAACACCGACGCCGACCAGTGCGCCGAGAGCGTCCGAACGGCGCTGGAGGCGGGGTACCGGCACATCGACACGGCGCAGGCGTACGACAACGAGCGCTTCGTCGGCGAGGGCATCGCGGCGGCGGACGTCGACCGGGAGGACGTGTTCCTCGCGACGAAGGTGTGGACGGACAACCTCGCCTACGAGGACGTGATCCACACGGCGCGGGAGAGTCTGAACAAGCTCGACGTCGACTACGTCGACCTGCTCTACGTCCACTGGCCGGCCGGCGAGTACGACGCCGCGGACACGCTGCCGGCGTTCGACGAGCTGTACGACGACGGCCTGATCGAGCGCGTCGGCGTGAGCAACTTCGAACCCGAGCAGGTCCGCGAGGCGAAGGAGGTCCTCGACGCGCCGCTTTTCGCCAATCAAGTCGAGATGCACCCGCTCCTGCCCCAGGAAGACCTGCAGGCGTGTGCCGAAGCGGAGGGCGTGAACCTCGTGGCGTACTCCCCGCTGGCCCGCGGCGAGGTGTTCGACGTCCCCGAGATTCAAGAGGTGGCGGAGAAACACGACGCGAGCGAGGCGCAGGTCAGCCTCGCGTGGCTCCGCGAGAAGGGCGCGACGGCCATCCCGAAGGCCACCGGCATGGAGCACATCCGCGACAACCTCGGCAGCGCCGCGCTCGACCTCGACGCGGAGGACGTCGAGACCATCGACGGCATCGACCGTCGGGAGCGCCAGATCGATCCGGACTGGGCCCCGTGGTAA
- a CDS encoding DUF7110 family protein, whose product MSNKVYRLHSTLELPLETVHDFFEDATLPGGIEDIDITRRNNTLILKAVAQDKSISKYTPTAQLKASVTENRVYEEEPEDRRTAGPQWGEEEEEIESELVEYAAFKGDRETVLQNSTLQYEMFEVLCDIARQAEKGTLTAITVEDDELAATRIVDGEDRPATIEVVEGPGDGNKGESGVNWRDNKFISD is encoded by the coding sequence ATGTCAAATAAAGTTTATCGACTCCACTCGACGCTCGAACTGCCACTCGAAACAGTCCACGACTTCTTCGAAGACGCCACCCTCCCGGGCGGGATCGAGGACATCGACATCACGCGGCGGAACAACACGCTGATCCTGAAAGCCGTCGCCCAGGACAAAAGCATCAGCAAGTACACGCCGACGGCTCAGCTGAAAGCGAGCGTGACCGAGAACAGGGTATACGAGGAAGAGCCCGAGGACCGCCGCACCGCCGGGCCGCAGTGGGGCGAGGAGGAAGAGGAGATTGAGTCGGAGCTCGTCGAGTACGCGGCGTTCAAGGGCGACCGCGAGACGGTCCTCCAGAACTCGACGCTCCAGTACGAGATGTTCGAGGTGCTCTGCGACATCGCGCGCCAGGCCGAGAAGGGGACGCTGACGGCCATCACCGTCGAGGACGACGAACTGGCGGCGACGCGGATCGTCGACGGCGAGGACCGGCCGGCGACGATAGAGGTGGTCGAGGGGCCCGGCGACGGCAACAAGGGCGAGAGCGGCGTCAACTGGCGCGACAACAAGTTCATCAGCGACTGA
- a CDS encoding FRG domain-containing protein, which yields MDDQRTVRARSWTHAQELLYEDSWNPAINRFRTSYAYRGHASADAYLRTSLARLGPDASHGAAIEGDVLRNFTKYAGDRSLSSASVWRRLSVAQHHGLPTRLLDWTFSPLVGLHFATADLDRLDEDGAVWVVDVDEAASKLPSELRDSLDTAHVFTTDDLTESAATLGEFDRLFDAADADPAPVFFEPPSLDERIVNQFALFSVLPGPERHLGDWLRDHPDCYRKVVIPSDVKMEIRDKLDAANITERMLFPGLDGLADWLERYYTPVDGDQVSAPDNEHQGSPSDREK from the coding sequence ATGGACGACCAGCGAACGGTCCGCGCGAGGTCCTGGACGCACGCCCAGGAGCTGCTGTACGAGGACTCGTGGAACCCGGCAATCAACCGGTTCCGGACCTCGTACGCCTACCGCGGCCACGCGAGCGCGGACGCCTACCTCCGTACCTCGCTGGCCCGCCTCGGGCCGGACGCGTCCCACGGCGCGGCGATAGAGGGGGACGTCCTGCGCAACTTCACGAAGTACGCCGGCGACAGGTCGCTGTCGTCCGCGTCCGTCTGGCGCCGGCTGTCGGTCGCGCAGCACCACGGGCTCCCGACCCGGCTCCTCGACTGGACGTTCTCGCCGCTCGTGGGGCTCCACTTCGCGACGGCGGACCTGGACCGGCTCGACGAGGACGGCGCGGTGTGGGTGGTCGACGTCGACGAGGCGGCCTCGAAGCTCCCGTCGGAGCTGCGCGACTCGCTCGACACGGCGCACGTGTTCACCACGGACGACCTGACGGAAAGTGCGGCCACGCTGGGGGAGTTCGACCGGCTGTTCGACGCGGCCGACGCGGACCCCGCCCCCGTCTTCTTCGAGCCGCCGTCACTCGACGAGCGGATCGTGAACCAGTTCGCGCTGTTCTCGGTCCTCCCGGGACCGGAGCGCCACCTCGGCGACTGGCTCCGCGACCACCCCGACTGCTACCGGAAGGTCGTGATCCCGAGCGACGTCAAGATGGAGATCCGCGACAAGCTCGACGCCGCAAACATCACCGAGCGGATGCTGTTCCCCGGTCTCGACGGGCTCGCGGACTGGCTGGAGCGATACTACACGCCCGTCGACGGGGACCAGGTGTCGGCGCCCGACAACGAGCACCAGGGGTCGCCGTCCGACCGCGAGAAGTGA
- the gfcR gene encoding transcriptional regulator GfcR: MKNVDDLIESAAELAERGLSKGEIADELNVSRETASWLVERSGTSPSATATPSEPPAGGPHDIHVDWSAIGRDSKRLGAVGSAMADLLAKQGEEVDLTIGIEKAGAPLATTVARELDTDLGTYAPRKHQWEEGDIEDLGGTFSRNFAQIRDRECYVVDDTITSGTTMTETIEAIREQGGEPVACGVLADKQGVEEIDGVPVYSLVQVIRVGSDEE; this comes from the coding sequence ATGAAAAACGTTGACGACCTCATCGAATCGGCGGCGGAGCTCGCCGAGCGGGGCCTGTCGAAAGGCGAGATAGCGGACGAACTCAACGTCTCCCGGGAAACGGCGAGCTGGCTCGTCGAGCGGAGCGGCACGTCCCCCAGCGCGACCGCGACGCCGAGCGAACCCCCCGCGGGCGGCCCCCACGACATCCACGTCGACTGGAGCGCCATCGGCCGGGACAGCAAGCGCCTCGGCGCGGTCGGGTCGGCGATGGCGGACCTGCTCGCCAAGCAGGGCGAGGAGGTCGATCTCACGATCGGCATCGAGAAGGCCGGCGCGCCGCTCGCGACGACGGTGGCCCGCGAACTCGACACGGACCTCGGGACGTACGCCCCCCGCAAGCACCAGTGGGAGGAGGGCGACATCGAAGACCTCGGCGGCACCTTCTCGCGGAACTTCGCGCAGATCCGCGACCGCGAGTGCTACGTCGTCGACGACACCATCACCAGCGGCACGACGATGACCGAGACCATCGAGGCGATCCGGGAACAGGGCGGTGAACCCGTCGCCTGCGGCGTCCTCGCGGACAAGCAGGGCGTCGAGGAGATCGACGGCGTCCCCGTCTACTCGCTGGTGCAGGTCATCCGCGTCGGGTCCGACGAGGAGTGA
- a CDS encoding DUF7333 family protein gives MELDLAKTAVAFVALIAVGVGGLIAAPMMTTETVLMMVMPSMVAFGLICLGIGVAHGRYRAAH, from the coding sequence ATGGAACTCGACCTCGCCAAGACGGCGGTCGCGTTCGTCGCACTGATCGCGGTCGGCGTCGGCGGCCTGATCGCCGCGCCGATGATGACGACCGAAACGGTTCTGATGATGGTGATGCCGTCGATGGTCGCGTTCGGGCTGATCTGCCTGGGGATCGGCGTCGCGCACGGTCGGTACCGCGCGGCGCACTGA
- a CDS encoding guanosine monophosphate reductase, which produces MDDLRTGLSYGDVLLVPQRSPVESRSDVDLSTSLTDDLELGTPLLSAPMDTVTESAAAVALGEVGGFGTIHRFASIEEQAAEVRTAAEAGQRVGAAVGINEDYLDRTEAVVEAGADCVMVDVAHGHLESCLDAVSRLRTEFGDVDLVVGNVATPDGVRDLYSAGADCVKVGIGPGSHCTTRKVAGAGVPQLTAVDDCAEVADDLGITTIADGGIRSSGDAVKALMAGADAVMMGSLFAGTEEAPGETVEVDGRKYKRSRGMATTAANEDRTDKEVDVDADEGVEGLTEYKGPLGDVAEEFAAGIRSGLSYCGGHTIEEAREGAEFIRVAASAREREGAHSDDEWETVTVDHGVARETEQ; this is translated from the coding sequence ATGGACGACCTGAGAACGGGACTCTCGTACGGCGACGTGTTGCTGGTACCCCAGCGGTCGCCGGTGGAGAGCCGCTCCGACGTCGATCTGTCGACCAGTCTCACGGACGACCTCGAACTGGGAACGCCGCTGCTGTCGGCCCCGATGGACACCGTCACCGAGTCGGCGGCGGCAGTCGCGCTTGGCGAGGTGGGCGGCTTCGGCACGATCCACCGCTTCGCGAGCATCGAGGAGCAGGCTGCGGAGGTACGGACCGCCGCCGAGGCCGGCCAGCGCGTCGGCGCGGCGGTCGGCATCAACGAGGACTACCTCGACAGGACCGAGGCCGTCGTCGAGGCGGGCGCCGACTGCGTGATGGTCGACGTGGCCCACGGCCACCTGGAGTCGTGTCTCGACGCCGTCTCCCGCCTCCGCACGGAGTTCGGCGACGTGGACCTCGTCGTCGGCAACGTCGCCACGCCGGACGGCGTCCGCGACCTCTACAGCGCGGGCGCGGACTGCGTGAAGGTCGGCATCGGTCCCGGGTCGCACTGCACGACGCGGAAGGTGGCGGGCGCGGGCGTCCCCCAGCTGACGGCGGTCGACGACTGCGCCGAGGTCGCCGACGACCTCGGGATCACCACTATCGCGGACGGCGGTATCCGCTCCTCCGGCGACGCCGTGAAGGCACTGATGGCGGGCGCGGACGCCGTGATGATGGGCAGCCTCTTCGCCGGCACCGAGGAGGCGCCCGGCGAGACCGTCGAGGTCGACGGCCGCAAGTACAAGCGCTCCCGCGGCATGGCGACGACCGCCGCCAACGAGGACCGCACGGACAAGGAGGTCGACGTCGACGCCGACGAGGGCGTCGAGGGCCTCACCGAGTACAAGGGCCCGCTCGGAGACGTGGCCGAGGAGTTCGCCGCCGGCATCCGGTCGGGCCTGAGCTACTGCGGCGGCCACACCATCGAGGAGGCCCGCGAGGGCGCGGAGTTCATCCGCGTCGCGGCGAGCGCCCGCGAGCGCGAGGGGGCACACTCGGACGACGAGTGGGAGACGGTCACCGTCGACCACGGCGTCGCCCGCGAAACCGAGCAGTAA
- a CDS encoding HAD family hydrolase, translated as MERYDLLYRLYDDFDAATLRDYQEFVDVFPPVDSRVALEHWQNASDELHDRKEEIREAFAAGETFAEIAAHASRDQAFTALDLHAKHGRSVNVLVLDVDETLRSAGGTDNEIPRDTLHLLTEFHEDGVPIVICTGQTLENVKGFMIQGLGSEIVHSGNLSIVYEAGTGVFTPGHGADTKQLLYENLESEIVSVFDEIRSRILPEAPENLRHGCHLQGNEFNVTLKPNFEVGSDRAKEVIDEGLVYELDLLGEAVAGEVDGADADADEAGEWARAYYAAQDPEIRGVLEQRGEFPEAGADAVPGPVADVFERVDVAYYEADAAEIGSLELNKVVGVEAAFDVLGIDDPFALVMGDSKSDLRVMEWVAENDAGIAAAPDHASRDTLDHVLSTDELVFDRGKSAEMLRAVYALNRLAALNGDRER; from the coding sequence ATGGAACGGTACGACCTCCTGTATCGGCTGTACGACGACTTCGACGCGGCGACGCTCCGGGACTATCAGGAGTTCGTCGACGTGTTCCCGCCGGTGGACTCCCGCGTGGCGCTCGAGCACTGGCAGAACGCGAGCGACGAGCTCCACGACCGGAAAGAGGAGATCCGCGAGGCGTTCGCCGCGGGCGAGACGTTCGCGGAGATCGCCGCGCACGCCAGCCGAGACCAGGCGTTCACGGCACTCGACCTGCACGCGAAGCACGGCCGATCGGTGAACGTGCTCGTGCTAGACGTCGACGAGACGCTGCGCTCCGCCGGCGGCACCGACAACGAGATCCCCCGCGACACGCTCCACCTGCTCACCGAGTTCCACGAGGACGGCGTCCCGATCGTCATCTGCACCGGCCAGACCTTGGAGAACGTGAAGGGGTTCATGATACAGGGGCTGGGCAGCGAGATCGTCCACTCCGGGAACCTCAGCATCGTGTACGAGGCGGGCACCGGGGTGTTCACGCCGGGCCACGGGGCCGACACGAAGCAGTTACTGTACGAGAACTTGGAGAGCGAGATCGTCTCAGTCTTCGACGAGATCCGCTCCCGGATACTCCCCGAGGCGCCCGAGAACCTCCGGCACGGCTGTCACCTGCAGGGCAACGAGTTCAACGTCACGCTCAAGCCGAACTTCGAGGTCGGGAGCGACCGGGCGAAGGAGGTCATCGACGAGGGCCTCGTGTACGAACTCGACCTGCTCGGCGAAGCGGTCGCCGGCGAGGTCGACGGGGCCGACGCCGACGCGGACGAGGCGGGGGAGTGGGCCCGCGCGTACTACGCCGCGCAGGACCCGGAGATCCGCGGCGTCCTCGAGCAGCGCGGGGAGTTCCCGGAGGCCGGAGCCGACGCTGTCCCCGGGCCCGTCGCGGACGTGTTCGAGCGCGTCGACGTGGCCTACTACGAGGCCGACGCCGCCGAGATCGGTAGCCTCGAACTGAACAAGGTCGTCGGCGTCGAGGCCGCCTTCGACGTGCTCGGCATCGACGACCCCTTCGCACTGGTGATGGGCGACAGCAAGAGCGACCTCCGCGTGATGGAGTGGGTCGCCGAGAACGACGCCGGCATCGCCGCCGCGCCGGACCACGCCTCCCGCGACACGCTCGACCACGTCCTCTCGACGGACGAACTCGTCTTCGACCGCGGCAAGAGCGCGGAGATGCTCCGCGCCGTGTACGCGCTGAACCGCCTCGCCGCGCTCAACGGCGATCGAGAACGGTAG
- a CDS encoding mandelate racemase/muconate lactonizing enzyme family protein: MGVDYSDLHDPNAEYTMRELSKETMGVTRERGGGRDVEITDVQTTMIDGNFPWTLVRIYTDAGVVGTGEAYWGAGVPELIQRMKPFVIGENPLDIDRLYEHLIQKMSGEGSVEGVTVTAIAGIEVALHDLAGKILEVPAYQLLGGKYRDQVRVYCDCHTEDEADPDACADEAERVVEELGYDALKFDLDVPSGFEKDRANRHLRPGEIRHKAEIVEKVTERVKDRADVAFDCHWTFSGGSAKRLAEAIEEYDVWWLEDPVPPENLDVQEEVTKSTSTPITVGENRYRVTEERRLIENQAVDIIAPDLPKVGGMRETRKIADAANQYYIPVAMHNVSSPIATMASAHVGTAIPNSLAVEYHSYELGWWEDLVEETVIEDGYIEIPEEPGLGLTLDMDAVEEHMVEGEELFDPA; encoded by the coding sequence ATGGGAGTCGATTACTCGGACCTGCACGATCCGAACGCGGAGTATACGATGCGGGAGCTATCGAAAGAGACGATGGGCGTCACGCGCGAGCGCGGCGGCGGTCGCGACGTCGAGATCACCGACGTCCAGACGACGATGATCGACGGGAACTTCCCGTGGACGCTGGTGCGCATCTACACCGACGCCGGCGTCGTCGGCACCGGCGAGGCGTACTGGGGCGCGGGCGTCCCCGAGCTCATCCAGCGGATGAAGCCGTTCGTCATCGGCGAGAACCCGCTCGACATCGACCGGCTCTACGAGCACCTGATCCAGAAGATGTCCGGCGAGGGCTCCGTCGAGGGCGTCACCGTCACCGCCATCGCCGGGATCGAGGTCGCGCTGCACGACCTTGCCGGCAAGATCCTGGAGGTGCCGGCCTACCAGCTGCTCGGCGGTAAGTACCGCGACCAGGTACGCGTCTACTGCGACTGTCACACGGAAGACGAGGCGGACCCCGACGCCTGCGCGGACGAGGCCGAGCGCGTCGTCGAGGAGCTGGGCTACGACGCCCTGAAGTTCGACCTCGACGTCCCGAGCGGCTTCGAGAAGGACCGCGCCAACCGCCACCTCCGTCCCGGCGAGATCCGCCACAAGGCCGAGATCGTCGAGAAGGTCACCGAGCGTGTCAAGGACCGCGCCGACGTCGCGTTCGACTGTCACTGGACGTTCTCGGGCGGGTCCGCGAAGCGGCTGGCCGAGGCGATCGAGGAGTACGACGTCTGGTGGCTCGAAGACCCCGTCCCGCCGGAGAACCTCGACGTGCAGGAGGAAGTGACGAAGTCCACGTCGACCCCGATCACCGTCGGCGAGAACCGCTACCGCGTCACCGAGGAGCGCCGCCTCATCGAGAACCAGGCGGTCGACATCATCGCCCCCGACCTGCCGAAGGTCGGCGGCATGCGCGAGACCCGAAAGATCGCCGACGCCGCCAACCAGTACTACATCCCGGTCGCGATGCACAACGTCTCCTCCCCGATCGCGACGATGGCCTCGGCCCACGTCGGCACGGCCATCCCCAACTCGCTGGCGGTGGAGTACCACAGCTACGAGCTCGGCTGGTGGGAGGACTTAGTCGAGGAGACGGTCATCGAGGACGGCTACATCGAGATCCCCGAGGAGCCCGGCCTCGGCCTGACCCTCGACATGGACGCGGTCGAGGAGCACATGGTCGAGGGCGAGGAGCTGTTCGATCCGGCGTGA